The sequence below is a genomic window from Mycobacterium sp. ITM-2016-00316.
TACGGCGAGATCAGCCCGCGCAAGGTGAACAAGCCGGTCACCGGTCAGTTCGCCGCCGCAGGTGTGAACCCGCGCCGTCACCTCGCCGAGCTCCGGCTCGAGAACGAGGCCGCCGCTGCCGATTACGAGGTCGGCCAGGAGCTGACCGCCGAGATCTTCGCCGACGGCGCGTACGTCGACGTGACCGGCACCAGCAAGGGCAAGGGCTTCGCCGGCACCATGAAGCGTCACGGTTTCTCGGGTCAGGGTGCCTCGCACGGCGCCCAGGCCGTGCACCGCCGCCCCGGCTCGATCGGTGGCTGTGCCACCCCGGGCCGCGTCTTCAAGGGCACCCGCATGTCGGGCCGCATGGGCAGTGACCGCGTCACCACCCAGAACCTGAAGGTGCACAAGGTCGATGCCGAGAACGGTGTGCTGCTGATCAAGGGCGCCGTCCCCGGGCGCAACGGTGGACTCGTCGTGGTCCGCACCGCGATCAAACGAGGTGAGAAGTAATGTCTCTCAAGATTGACGTCCACACCCCGGACGGCAAGAAGGACGGCTCCGTCGAGCTGCCTGCCGCGCTGTTCGATGTTGAGCCCAACATCGCGCTGCTGCACCAGGTCGTGACCGCGCAGCTGGCCGCCAAGCGTCAGGGCACGCACTCGGCGAAGACTCGTGCCGAGGTGTCCGGCGGTGGCAAGAAGCCCTACCGCCAGAAGGGCACCGGCCGCGCCCGCCAGGGTTCGACCCGCGCACCGCAGTTCACCGGTGGTGGCGTGGTGCACGGCCCGAAGCCGCGTGACTACAGCCAGCGCACCCCGAAGAAGATGATCGCCGCCGCCACCCGCGGGGCGCTCTCGGACCGGGCCCGCAACGAGCGCATCCATGCGATCACCGAACTGATCAGCGGGCAGACCCCGTCGACCAAGGCGGCCAAGGCTTTCCTGGAGAGCCTGACCACCAACAAGAAGGTTCTGATCGTCATCGGTCGCAGCGACGAGGTCGGCGCCAAGAGCGTGCGCAACCTGCCGAACGTCCACGTGATCTCGGCAGACCAGCTCAACGCGTACGACGTGCTGCACGCCGACGACGTGATCTTCAGCGTCGAGGCGCTGGATGCCTACATCAGCTCCAACACGAAGCAGGAGGCGTCGGTCTGATGGCAACGATCACTGACCCCCGCGACATCATCCTGGCCCCGGTCATCTCGGAGAAGTCGTACTCGCTGATCGAGGACAACGTGTACACGTTCGTCGTGCACCCGGACTCGAACAAGACGCAGATCAAGATCGCGATCGAGAAGATCTTCTCCGTCAAGGTCGATTCGGTGAACACGTTGAACCGCAACGGCAAGCGCAAGCGGACTCGCAGTGGCTACGGACAGCGCAAGAGCACCAAGCGCGCCATCGTGACCTTGGCCGCGGGCAGCAAGCCGATCGACTTGTTCGGAGCGCCGGCCTAACGGCGGGCAGAGAGACTCAGGAACTAAGAAATGGCAATTCGCAAGTACAAGCCGACGACCCCGGGTCGTCGCGGTGCCAGCGTCTCCGATTTCGCCGAGATCACTCGCGACCATCCGGAGAAGTCGCTGGTTCGTCCGCTGCACGGCAAGGGTGGACGTAACGCACACGGCCGCATCACCACTCGGCACAAGGGCGGTGGCCACAAGCGTGCCTACCGCGTGATCGATTTCCGTCGCCACGACAAGGACGGCGTCGACGCCAAGGTCGCTCACATCGAGTACGACCCCAACCGCACCGCGAACATCGCGCTGCTGCACTACCTGGACGGCGAGAAGCGCTACATCATCGCGCCGCAGGGACTGAAGCAGGGCACCGTCGTGGAGTCGGGCGCCAACGCCGACATCAAGCCGGGCAACAACCTGCCGCTGCGCAACATCCCGGCCGGCACGGTCATCCACGCTGTGGAGATGCGTCCCGGTGGCGGCGCGAAGCTGGCCCGTTCGGCCGGTGTGAGCGTCCAGTTGCTCGGTAAGGAAGGCGCCTACGCCACGCTGCGTATGCCGTCCGGTGAGATCCGTCGCGTCGACGTGCGCTGCCGCGCCACCGTCGGCGAGGTCGGCAACGCCGAGCAGGCCAACATCAACTGGGGTAAAGCCGGCCGTATGCGGTGGAAGGGCAAGCGCCCCACCGTCCGTGGTGTCGTGATGAACCCGGTCGACCACCCGCACGGCGGTGGTGAGGGTAAGACCTCCGGTGGCCGCCACCCGGTGAGCCCGTGGGGCAAGCCCGAGGGCCGTACCCGCAAGCCGAACAAGGCGAGCGACAAGCTCATCGTCCGTCGCCGGCGCACCGGCAAGAATAAGCGCTAGGGAGTAAAGCGATGCCACGCAGCCTGAAGAAGGGCCCGTTCGTCGACGACCATCTCTTGAAGAAGGTCGACGTCCAGAACGAGAAGAACAGCAAGCAGGTCATCAAGACCTGGTCGCGTCGTTCGACGATCATTCCTGACTTCATCGGTCACACCTTCGCCGTCCACGACGGTCGCAAGCACGTGCCGGTGTTCGTCTCCGAGGCGATGGTCGGGCACAAGCTCGGCGAGTTCGCCCCCACCCGCACGTTCAAGGGTCACATCAAGGATGACCGGAAAGCGAAGCGCCGGTAATGACTACTGCAATTGAGTATCCGTCCGCGACGGCGGTTGCCCGCTTCGTGCCGTTCTCGCCGACCAAGGCGCGCCGGGTCATCGACCTGGTCCGCGGCAAGTCGGTGGCCGAGGCGCTCGACATCCTGCGGTGGGCACCCCAGGACGCCAGCACCACGGTCGCCAAGGTGATCGCCAGTGCGGCCGCCAACGCGCAGAACAACAACGGACTGGATCCGTCGACCCTCGTGGTCGCGACCATCCACGCCGACGGTGGCCCGACCGCCAAGCGCATCCGGCCGCGCGCCCAGGGGCGTGCGTTCCGTATCCGCAAGCGCACCAGCCACATCACCGTGATCGTCGAGAGCCGTCCGCCCAAGAAGAGTGGACAGCAGGGCGCCTCGGCGAGTGCGGCACGCGCACGTCGTGCGCAGGGCAGCAAGGCTGCTTCGACCAAGGCCACCGGAGCCGCTTCAGCGGCGACATCTACCAAGGCTTCCGCAGAAGCGAAGGAGGGCTCGGAGTAGTGGGCCAGAAGATCAATCCGCACGGCTTCCGGCTCGGTATCACCACCGACTGGAAGTCCCGGTGGTATGCCGACAAGCAGTACGCGGACTACGTGAAGGAAGACGTCGCGATCCGCCGTCTGCTGGCCACCGGCCTGGAGCGGGCCGGTATCGCCGATGTGGAGATCGAGCGGACCCGTGACCGGGTGCGCGTGGACATCCACACCGCGCGTCCCGGCATCGTCATCGGTCGCCGCGGCACCGAGGCCGACCGCATCCGGACCGACCTGGAGAAGCTGACCAAGAAGCAGGTTCAGCTCAACATCCTCGAGGTCAAGAACCCCGAGTCTGTTGCGCAGTTGGTCGCCCAGGGCGTCGCCGAGCAGCTGTCCAACCGAGTGGCGTTCCGCCGCGCGATGCGCAAGGCCATCCAGTCGGCCATGCGCCAGCCCAACGTCAAGGGGATCCGGGTGCAGTGCTCGGGCCGCCTCGGCGGTGCTGAGATGAGCCGCTCGGAGTTCTACCGCGAAGGTCGAGTCCCGCTGCACACGCTGCGTGCCGACATCGACTACGGCCTCTACGAGGCCAAGACCACCTTCGGCCGGATCGGTGTGAAGGTCTGGATCTACAAGGGCGACATCGTCGGTGGCAAGCGTGAGCTGACCGCCGCGGCGCCGGCCGCCGACCGTCCGCGTCGTGAGCGTCCGTCCGGTGCCACCCGTCCGCGCCGCAGTGGCGCGTCGGGTACCACCGCGACGAGCACCGAGGCCGGCCGTGCCGCCACCGGAGAAGAGTCGGCCGCACCGACCGCTGACGCGGCTGTCGAGGCGTCTGCCGAGAGCACTACAGAAAATTCAGGGAGCTGAAATGCTTATCCCCCGCAGGGTCAAGCACCGCAAGCAGCACCACCCGAGGCAGCGTGGTACCGCCAGCGGTGGCACCACGGTGAGCTTCGGCGATTACGGCATCCAGGCTCTGGAGCACGCCTACATCACCAACCGGCAGATCGAGTCCGCTCGTATCGCCATCAACCGGCACATCAAGCGTGGCGGCAAGGTGTGGATCAACATCTTCCCGGACCGCCCGCTGACCAAGAAGCCCGCCGAGACCCGCATGGGTTCCGGTAAGGGTTCGCCCGAGTGGTGGGTGGCCAACGTCAAGCCCGGCCGCGTGCTGTTCGAGCTCAGCTACCCGGATGAGAAGATCGCCCGCGATGCTCTCACCCGCGCAATCCACAAGCTGCCGATCAAGGCACGCATCGTGACACGAGAGGAGCAGTTCTGATGGCAGTGGGAGTTACGCCTGGCGAACTGCGTGAGCTCACCGAAGAGGAGCTCACCACTCGCCTGCGCGAATCGAAGGAAGAGCTGTTCAACCTGCGCTTCCAGATGGCGACCGGTCAGCTGACCAATAACCGGCGCCTCCGTGTGGTGCGCCACGAGATTGCACGGGTGTACACCGTGCTGCGTGAACGTGAACTGGGTCTGGCCTCCGGACCCGTTGGTGAGGATTCGTAACAATGGCAGAGACCAAAGGCCCCAACCACACGCCGACCACTGAGAAAGTGCGCGGTCGTCGCAAGACGGCCATCGGCTACGTGGTGAGCGACAAGATGCAGAAGACCATCGTGGTCGAGCTGGAATCCCGGAAGAGCCACCCGCTCTACGGCAAGATCATCCGGACCACCACGAAGGTCAAGGCGCAC
It includes:
- the rpmC gene encoding 50S ribosomal protein L29, whose product is MAVGVTPGELRELTEEELTTRLRESKEELFNLRFQMATGQLTNNRRLRVVRHEIARVYTVLRERELGLASGPVGEDS
- the rpsQ gene encoding 30S ribosomal protein S17, producing the protein MAETKGPNHTPTTEKVRGRRKTAIGYVVSDKMQKTIVVELESRKSHPLYGKIIRTTTKVKAHDENGDAGIGDRVSLMETRPTSATKRWRLVEILEKAK
- the rpsC gene encoding 30S ribosomal protein S3; this translates as MGQKINPHGFRLGITTDWKSRWYADKQYADYVKEDVAIRRLLATGLERAGIADVEIERTRDRVRVDIHTARPGIVIGRRGTEADRIRTDLEKLTKKQVQLNILEVKNPESVAQLVAQGVAEQLSNRVAFRRAMRKAIQSAMRQPNVKGIRVQCSGRLGGAEMSRSEFYREGRVPLHTLRADIDYGLYEAKTTFGRIGVKVWIYKGDIVGGKRELTAAAPAADRPRRERPSGATRPRRSGASGTTATSTEAGRAATGEESAAPTADAAVEASAESTTENSGS
- the rplP gene encoding 50S ribosomal protein L16, producing the protein MLIPRRVKHRKQHHPRQRGTASGGTTVSFGDYGIQALEHAYITNRQIESARIAINRHIKRGGKVWINIFPDRPLTKKPAETRMGSGKGSPEWWVANVKPGRVLFELSYPDEKIARDALTRAIHKLPIKARIVTREEQF
- the rplW gene encoding 50S ribosomal protein L23, giving the protein MATITDPRDIILAPVISEKSYSLIEDNVYTFVVHPDSNKTQIKIAIEKIFSVKVDSVNTLNRNGKRKRTRSGYGQRKSTKRAIVTLAAGSKPIDLFGAPA
- the rpsS gene encoding 30S ribosomal protein S19, coding for MPRSLKKGPFVDDHLLKKVDVQNEKNSKQVIKTWSRRSTIIPDFIGHTFAVHDGRKHVPVFVSEAMVGHKLGEFAPTRTFKGHIKDDRKAKRR
- the rplD gene encoding 50S ribosomal protein L4 — translated: MSLKIDVHTPDGKKDGSVELPAALFDVEPNIALLHQVVTAQLAAKRQGTHSAKTRAEVSGGGKKPYRQKGTGRARQGSTRAPQFTGGGVVHGPKPRDYSQRTPKKMIAAATRGALSDRARNERIHAITELISGQTPSTKAAKAFLESLTTNKKVLIVIGRSDEVGAKSVRNLPNVHVISADQLNAYDVLHADDVIFSVEALDAYISSNTKQEASV
- the rplB gene encoding 50S ribosomal protein L2 produces the protein MAIRKYKPTTPGRRGASVSDFAEITRDHPEKSLVRPLHGKGGRNAHGRITTRHKGGGHKRAYRVIDFRRHDKDGVDAKVAHIEYDPNRTANIALLHYLDGEKRYIIAPQGLKQGTVVESGANADIKPGNNLPLRNIPAGTVIHAVEMRPGGGAKLARSAGVSVQLLGKEGAYATLRMPSGEIRRVDVRCRATVGEVGNAEQANINWGKAGRMRWKGKRPTVRGVVMNPVDHPHGGGEGKTSGGRHPVSPWGKPEGRTRKPNKASDKLIVRRRRTGKNKR
- the rplC gene encoding 50S ribosomal protein L3, with protein sequence MARKGILGTKLGMTQVFDENNKVVPVTVVKAGPNVVTRIRTPERDGYSAVQLAYGEISPRKVNKPVTGQFAAAGVNPRRHLAELRLENEAAAADYEVGQELTAEIFADGAYVDVTGTSKGKGFAGTMKRHGFSGQGASHGAQAVHRRPGSIGGCATPGRVFKGTRMSGRMGSDRVTTQNLKVHKVDAENGVLLIKGAVPGRNGGLVVVRTAIKRGEK
- the rplV gene encoding 50S ribosomal protein L22 gives rise to the protein MTTAIEYPSATAVARFVPFSPTKARRVIDLVRGKSVAEALDILRWAPQDASTTVAKVIASAAANAQNNNGLDPSTLVVATIHADGGPTAKRIRPRAQGRAFRIRKRTSHITVIVESRPPKKSGQQGASASAARARRAQGSKAASTKATGAASAATSTKASAEAKEGSE